In Nocardia asteroides, a single genomic region encodes these proteins:
- a CDS encoding helix-turn-helix domain-containing protein gives MAAQLGELLRSVRVRRGMTQRELAAAAGVSLSLVRKIEQGERTTARLDTLRRFAVALNCPLTALLGPEPAPPEDVAAAKIWTPTRDALAALSPGTESGAHPGMESVLAYATRLYHDNDYEQLARVLPALIEDSGTATPLLRSRVLQLVGSAMVQTRQHSAARIALDRSVADAESTGNELDAASAVITQCWLLLVERRFDTVRRLATEWADRIEPRMSTATTRELSTWGWLLLRGSAAAIRDNRPDEADDMMRLARAGAVAVRREPGPYHQYWTTFDTAVVDMKRVENAVVDDRPDLALRLARQIPPDQRPTSDNRNRHLLDVAAANVELRSYDAAFGVLVKLSNEARPWLVEQRLAREILGRIIGRRRTLTREMREMADAIHLEY, from the coding sequence ATGGCTGCCCAGCTCGGGGAACTGCTGCGATCGGTGCGGGTGCGCCGCGGCATGACGCAACGGGAGCTGGCCGCTGCGGCCGGGGTGTCGCTGTCGCTGGTCCGCAAAATCGAACAGGGCGAGCGCACCACTGCACGCCTGGACACCCTGCGACGGTTCGCCGTGGCTCTGAACTGCCCACTGACCGCTCTGCTCGGGCCCGAACCCGCCCCGCCCGAGGACGTAGCGGCCGCGAAGATCTGGACGCCGACGCGGGATGCCCTGGCAGCGCTGAGCCCCGGCACCGAATCGGGAGCGCATCCGGGCATGGAATCGGTTCTGGCCTACGCCACCCGGCTCTACCACGACAACGACTACGAGCAGTTGGCCCGCGTGCTTCCGGCCCTGATCGAGGACAGCGGCACCGCCACGCCCCTCTTGCGTTCGAGGGTGCTGCAACTGGTCGGCTCAGCGATGGTGCAGACCCGCCAGCACAGCGCTGCCCGCATCGCCCTGGATCGGTCTGTTGCCGACGCGGAGTCGACCGGCAACGAACTCGATGCGGCATCGGCGGTGATCACACAGTGCTGGCTGCTGCTGGTGGAGCGGCGATTCGACACAGTGCGCCGACTGGCGACGGAGTGGGCCGACCGCATCGAACCGCGCATGTCGACAGCCACGACCCGTGAGCTGTCGACCTGGGGATGGTTGCTGCTTCGCGGGTCCGCTGCAGCCATTCGCGACAACCGGCCCGACGAAGCCGACGACATGATGAGGCTCGCTCGCGCCGGGGCGGTCGCCGTGCGCCGTGAACCCGGCCCCTACCACCAGTACTGGACGACCTTCGACACCGCCGTGGTCGACATGAAGCGCGTCGAGAACGCCGTGGTGGACGACCGGCCGGATCTGGCACTGCGGCTCGCTCGGCAGATCCCTCCTGACCAGCGCCCGACCTCGGACAACCGGAATCGTCATCTGCTCGATGTGGCAGCTGCCAACGTCGAACTCCGTTCCTATGACGCTGCTTTCGGCGTCTTGGTCAAGCTCTCGAATGAGGCGCGTCCCTGGCTGGTGGAGCAGCGCCTGGCCCGCGAAATCCTGGGGCGCATCATCGGCAGGCGCCGCACGCTTACTCGGGAGATGCGCGAGATGGCCGACGCTATCCACCTCGAATACTGA
- a CDS encoding ESX secretion-associated protein EspG: protein MSEWRFTGLEFELLWSAYGRDRLPYPLRYRPEPMDFRDLRRLREAAVTTLTGMYAVELERALDVLLEPDVRIEITGLDDTDPARLVRFHGAIRANAGTALTQEPGPAPDTGADIVLRYGRAAQVAAAAVAALPDRPPGSQPPIRLPRTDIRTDRDRPLRATNGAIAQLDRVFARRRRALGEVTVFPGPAIDARPAPGEGFWWMDYDDGRYLVRTGDPIEAAPLSADAMVTEIERRAVRAQRWHRENERASG, encoded by the coding sequence ATGTCTGAGTGGCGTTTCACCGGCCTCGAATTCGAACTACTGTGGAGCGCCTACGGTCGCGACCGCCTCCCGTACCCCCTGCGCTACCGCCCGGAACCCATGGACTTCCGTGATCTGCGCCGACTCAGGGAGGCCGCCGTCACCACGCTCACCGGCATGTACGCGGTGGAGCTGGAACGCGCGCTCGATGTCCTGCTCGAACCGGATGTCCGAATCGAGATCACCGGCCTGGACGACACCGACCCCGCACGCCTCGTCCGCTTCCACGGCGCGATCCGAGCCAACGCGGGCACCGCACTCACCCAGGAACCCGGCCCCGCCCCGGACACCGGCGCGGACATCGTGCTCCGCTACGGCCGAGCCGCGCAGGTAGCGGCAGCAGCCGTCGCCGCTCTGCCCGATCGCCCGCCCGGCTCCCAACCGCCGATCCGACTGCCCCGCACCGACATTCGCACCGACCGTGACCGCCCACTGCGCGCGACGAACGGCGCCATCGCCCAGCTCGACCGCGTATTCGCCCGCCGACGCCGCGCCCTCGGCGAGGTCACGGTCTTCCCCGGCCCCGCCATCGACGCCCGTCCGGCTCCCGGCGAGGGCTTCTGGTGGATGGACTACGACGACGGCCGCTACCTGGTCCGCACCGGCGACCCGATCGAGGCCGCCCCGCTGAGCGCGGACGCCATGGTCACCGAGATCGAGCGCCGCGCGGTCCGCGCGCAGCGGTGGCACCGCGAGAACGAGCGTGCCTCGGGCTGA
- a CDS encoding PPE domain-containing protein has product MTYDEYRARIIDAQEQWNRERDTIYDFTARANTGFTGEYDPPNIPAPDNYDSMTLTQMVDAVNDMRPSVAQQAAEAWTGIGMNLTGAVSVFNEEFARTVQGGWQGAAAQSAVTAVRNYTQRSEDLATAAAMVGLKLAELHTGLHQTQALMPYVTERPDVAGKTLPQEGVMKAGDYAEEEATQEARRVLRTVYGQVAQQTDHGVPVLPDAPVIVNGPGSEGPPASTPGTPTSTNSTGPAGTDIPTAEEEPVADAPATDTPTTDSETPLEDQSDSEAQTEAAGTDPTTQPTSTTPNTTPASTTPSTVPGTPSSTPGTPSAPGTPSSPGTPSRPGIPSPGTPSGTPTTTPAPGRSIAGTPPTTTATPATTTASTTSTRSTTGTPGMMGGGAGAGRRDDENSTGTKDYLVNQRNGEELTGLDALPRTVPPVIGGDNV; this is encoded by the coding sequence ATGACATACGACGAGTACCGCGCCCGCATCATCGACGCTCAAGAGCAGTGGAACCGCGAACGCGACACCATCTACGACTTCACCGCCCGCGCGAACACCGGCTTCACCGGCGAGTACGACCCACCGAACATCCCCGCCCCGGACAACTACGACAGTATGACGCTGACCCAGATGGTCGACGCGGTGAACGACATGCGCCCCTCGGTAGCCCAGCAGGCGGCCGAGGCGTGGACGGGGATCGGCATGAATCTCACCGGCGCGGTGAGCGTGTTCAACGAGGAGTTCGCGCGCACCGTGCAGGGCGGGTGGCAGGGGGCGGCGGCGCAGTCGGCGGTCACGGCAGTGCGGAACTACACCCAGCGGTCCGAGGATCTGGCGACGGCGGCGGCGATGGTCGGGCTCAAGCTCGCCGAGTTGCATACCGGGCTGCATCAGACGCAGGCGCTGATGCCGTACGTGACGGAACGCCCGGACGTCGCGGGCAAGACGCTCCCGCAGGAGGGGGTGATGAAGGCGGGCGACTATGCGGAGGAGGAGGCGACGCAGGAGGCGCGGCGGGTTCTGCGGACCGTGTATGGGCAGGTGGCGCAGCAGACCGATCACGGCGTCCCCGTGCTGCCCGACGCCCCGGTGATCGTGAACGGGCCGGGATCGGAGGGGCCGCCCGCGAGCACGCCGGGAACCCCAACCAGCACCAACAGCACCGGTCCGGCCGGAACCGACATCCCCACCGCCGAGGAGGAGCCGGTCGCCGACGCTCCGGCCACCGACACCCCGACCACCGACTCCGAAACGCCGCTGGAGGATCAGTCCGACAGCGAGGCGCAGACCGAGGCCGCGGGCACCGACCCCACCACCCAGCCCACCTCGACGACGCCGAACACCACACCGGCGAGTACCACCCCGAGCACGGTGCCCGGCACACCGTCGAGCACTCCCGGCACCCCATCGGCTCCGGGAACACCGTCTAGTCCAGGCACCCCATCGAGGCCGGGAATTCCCTCCCCCGGAACCCCTTCCGGCACCCCGACCACCACCCCCGCACCCGGCCGCAGCATCGCGGGCACTCCCCCGACGACCACCGCCACACCCGCGACAACCACCGCGTCCACCACCAGCACCCGCTCCACCACCGGCACCCCCGGCATGATGGGCGGAGGCGCGGGAGCAGGCCGCCGGGACGACGAGAACTCCACCGGAACCAAGGACTACCTGGTGAACCAGCGCAACGGCGAGGAGCTCACCGGCCTGGACGCACTGCCGAGGACGGTGCCGCCGGTGATCGGCGGCGACAATGTCTGA
- a CDS encoding DUF3558 domain-containing protein: MRRAGVVAGALVAACLSAGCGPTVEEVAPESSAVATAAPSTKADPDAGLWDPCGLPDSAISATGLDPGTKVSNVAGVAFDGWKVCNWRAEADWYDLTLFSGRPTLDEVRRRTDFTAFTDLTVGGRPAVQFLDAGDSRGFICTVATEVPEGTVAFRLIVRPTKGRQGDPCSAAAGHADDLATQLPAG; the protein is encoded by the coding sequence ATGCGCAGGGCAGGGGTTGTTGCTGGGGCGCTTGTCGCTGCGTGCCTGAGTGCGGGGTGTGGGCCGACGGTGGAGGAGGTTGCGCCGGAGTCGTCGGCAGTTGCGACGGCGGCGCCGAGCACGAAAGCCGATCCGGATGCGGGACTGTGGGATCCGTGCGGGCTGCCCGATTCGGCCATATCCGCAACCGGGCTGGATCCGGGGACGAAGGTCTCGAACGTCGCCGGCGTTGCGTTCGACGGCTGGAAGGTGTGCAACTGGCGAGCCGAGGCCGACTGGTACGACCTGACCCTCTTCTCCGGCCGGCCGACACTCGACGAAGTTCGCCGGCGGACAGACTTCACCGCATTCACCGATCTCACGGTAGGCGGGCGGCCCGCGGTCCAGTTCCTCGACGCCGGCGACTCCCGCGGCTTCATCTGCACTGTCGCCACCGAAGTCCCCGAAGGCACTGTCGCTTTCCGGCTCATCGTCCGGCCGACCAAGGGACGGCAGGGCGATCCCTGCTCCGCTGCGGCGGGTCACGCGGACGACCTGGCCACGCAGCTACCGGCGGGATAG
- a CDS encoding NAD(P)H-dependent flavin oxidoreductase, with protein MTARLRTPLTELVGIEHPVVQTGMGWVAGPSLVSATSNAGGLGILASATMTYAELEEAVAKTKARTSKPFGVNIRADASDAPERIDLLIREGVRVASFALAPKKELIAKLKDAGVVVIPSIGAAKHAVKVASWGADAVIVQGGEGGGHTGPVATTLLLPSVLDAVDIPVVAAGGFFDGRGLAAALAYGAAGVAMGTRFLLTQESSVPDSVKQEYLSRQLQDTVVSLKVDGMPHRVLNTELVSRLEKSGRVRGLSAAVANAAKFKGMTGMKWSTLVRDGLAMRKAKDLTWSQVVMAANTPMLLRAGLVEGNTEAGVLAAGQVTGIIEDLPTCAELIERIVDDAVARIGSLSALAASPAKH; from the coding sequence GTGACCGCGCGGCTGCGCACCCCGCTCACCGAATTGGTCGGCATCGAGCACCCGGTGGTGCAGACCGGCATGGGCTGGGTGGCCGGGCCGAGTCTCGTCTCCGCCACCTCCAATGCCGGTGGGCTCGGCATTCTCGCCTCCGCGACCATGACCTACGCGGAGCTGGAAGAGGCTGTCGCCAAGACCAAGGCGCGTACCTCCAAGCCGTTCGGGGTGAACATCCGAGCCGATGCCTCGGACGCCCCCGAGCGGATCGACCTGCTCATCCGGGAGGGTGTCCGGGTGGCTTCGTTCGCCTTGGCGCCCAAGAAGGAGCTGATCGCCAAGCTCAAGGACGCGGGCGTGGTGGTGATTCCGTCCATCGGCGCGGCCAAGCACGCGGTGAAGGTCGCCTCCTGGGGCGCCGATGCGGTGATCGTGCAGGGTGGCGAGGGCGGTGGGCACACCGGTCCGGTCGCCACCACCCTGCTTCTGCCCTCGGTGCTGGACGCGGTCGACATCCCGGTGGTCGCCGCGGGCGGCTTCTTCGACGGGCGCGGGCTGGCCGCCGCGCTCGCCTACGGTGCGGCCGGGGTCGCGATGGGCACCCGGTTCCTGCTCACGCAGGAGAGTTCGGTGCCGGATTCGGTCAAGCAGGAGTATCTGAGCAGGCAACTGCAGGACACCGTCGTGTCGCTCAAGGTGGACGGCATGCCGCACCGGGTGCTGAACACCGAACTCGTTTCCCGGCTGGAGAAGTCGGGGCGGGTGCGCGGGTTGAGCGCCGCCGTCGCGAACGCGGCGAAGTTCAAGGGGATGACCGGGATGAAGTGGTCGACCCTGGTGCGGGACGGGCTCGCCATGCGCAAGGCGAAGGATTTGACCTGGTCGCAGGTTGTGATGGCGGCCAATACGCCGATGCTGCTTCGGGCCGGGTTGGTCGAGGGAAATACCGAGGCGGGGGTGCTTGCCGCCGGGCAGGTCACCGGGATCATCGAGGATCTGCCGACCTGTGCCGAGCTCATCGAGCGGATCGTCGACGACGCGGTCGCGCGGATCGGATCGCTCTCCGCACTGGCGGCGAGTCCCGCCAAGCACTGA
- a CDS encoding CoA-transferase subunit beta — MTETITRAEVCAVACAEIFAGAGEIMASPMSPLTTIGARLAKLTTEPDLLLSDGEARFFAETPALGRSAPIEGWIPFRKVFDVVASGRRHVVMGANQIDRYGNQNLSAFGALQQPTRQMFGVRGAPGNTINHATSYFVPKHGKRVFVEKVDIVSGVGYDKVDPANPAFRFHHLHRVVSNLGVFDFEGPDHTLRARSLHPGVTADEVAENTSFEIAGLADAPESRLPTAEELRLIREVLDPRSARDREVPQ, encoded by the coding sequence GTGACCGAGACCATTACCCGCGCCGAGGTCTGCGCGGTGGCGTGCGCCGAGATCTTCGCCGGCGCCGGTGAGATCATGGCGAGCCCGATGTCGCCGCTGACCACCATCGGCGCCCGGCTGGCCAAGCTCACCACCGAGCCCGACCTGCTGCTCTCCGACGGCGAGGCCCGGTTCTTCGCCGAGACTCCCGCGCTCGGCCGCTCGGCGCCGATCGAGGGCTGGATCCCGTTCCGCAAGGTCTTCGACGTGGTCGCCTCCGGCCGCAGGCACGTGGTCATGGGCGCGAACCAGATCGACCGCTACGGCAACCAGAACCTCTCCGCCTTCGGCGCGCTCCAGCAGCCGACCAGGCAGATGTTCGGCGTGCGCGGGGCCCCCGGCAACACCATCAACCACGCCACCAGCTACTTCGTGCCCAAGCACGGCAAGCGGGTGTTCGTGGAGAAGGTCGACATCGTCTCCGGCGTCGGGTACGACAAGGTCGATCCGGCCAACCCGGCGTTTCGCTTCCACCACCTGCACCGGGTAGTGAGCAACCTGGGCGTCTTCGACTTCGAGGGCCCGGACCACACGCTGCGCGCGCGCAGCCTGCACCCCGGCGTGACCGCCGATGAGGTCGCGGAGAACACCTCGTTCGAGATCGCCGGACTGGCCGATGCTCCCGAGTCCCGGCTGCCCACCGCCGAGGAGCTGCGGCTCATCCGCGAGGTGCTCGATCCCAGGTCGGCGCGCGACCGCGAGGTGCCGCAGTGA
- a CDS encoding CoA transferase subunit A — protein MRDKRMSLDDVVGELRSGMTIGIGGWGSRRKPLALVRAILRSDITDLTVVTYGGPDLGLLCSAGKVRKAYYGFVSLDSAPFYDPWFAKARTAGEIVVREMDEGMVKCGLEAAAARLPFLPIRAGLGSDVPNFWEGELKTVASPYGDETLIAMPALNLDAALVHLNIGDAHGNAAYTGIDPYFDDLYCLAAERRYLSVERVVETEELVKSVPPQALLLSRMLVDGVVEAPGGAHFTLAADDYGRDEKFQRHYVESAKTPEAWQQFVDTYLAVPEDEYQAAVRRFAEEQK, from the coding sequence ATGCGCGACAAGCGGATGTCGCTCGACGACGTGGTCGGCGAGCTGCGCAGCGGGATGACGATCGGGATCGGCGGCTGGGGCTCGCGGCGCAAGCCGCTGGCGCTGGTGCGCGCGATCCTGCGCTCGGACATCACCGATCTCACCGTTGTCACCTACGGCGGCCCCGACCTGGGGCTGCTCTGTTCGGCGGGGAAGGTGCGCAAGGCGTACTACGGCTTCGTCTCGCTGGATTCGGCGCCCTTCTACGATCCGTGGTTCGCCAAGGCGCGCACCGCGGGCGAGATCGTGGTGCGCGAGATGGACGAGGGCATGGTCAAGTGTGGCCTGGAGGCGGCCGCGGCCCGGCTGCCCTTCCTCCCCATCCGCGCCGGGCTCGGCTCCGACGTGCCGAACTTCTGGGAGGGCGAGCTGAAGACCGTCGCCTCCCCCTACGGCGACGAGACGCTGATCGCCATGCCCGCGCTGAACCTGGACGCCGCACTTGTGCACCTGAACATCGGCGACGCGCACGGCAATGCCGCCTACACCGGCATCGACCCCTACTTCGACGACCTCTACTGCCTGGCCGCCGAGCGCCGCTACCTCTCGGTGGAGCGCGTCGTCGAGACCGAGGAGCTGGTCAAATCCGTTCCGCCGCAGGCACTGCTGCTGAGCCGGATGCTGGTCGACGGCGTGGTCGAGGCGCCGGGCGGCGCGCACTTCACGCTCGCCGCCGACGACTACGGCCGGGACGAGAAGTTCCAGCGGCACTACGTGGAGTCGGCCAAGACGCCGGAGGCGTGGCAGCAGTTCGTGGACACCTATCTCGCGGTGCCCGAGGACGAGTACCAGGCCGCCGTGCGGCGATTCGCGGAGGAGCAGAAGTGA
- a CDS encoding enoyl-CoA hydratase family protein: protein MGINRHSAAPGVAVVTVDYPPVNAIPSAGWFTLADEIRAAGRDQETRVVVLRADNRGFNAGVDIKEMQSKPGHQALIDANHGCFEAFAAVYDCPVPVIAVVQGFCLGGGIGLVGNADIIIASDDATFGLPEVDRGALGAATHLSRLVPQHLMRALFYTAGTVTAQQLHHFGSVFQVVPRAELDAAALKVAENVAAKDGRVIRAAKRALNGIDVQDVHRSYRFEQGFTFELNLAGVSDEIRDRFDEDLAARRSGN, encoded by the coding sequence ATGGGAATCAACCGTCACTCCGCCGCCCCGGGCGTCGCCGTCGTCACGGTCGACTACCCGCCGGTCAATGCCATTCCGTCGGCCGGGTGGTTCACCCTGGCCGACGAGATCCGCGCGGCGGGGCGCGATCAGGAGACCAGGGTCGTCGTGCTGCGCGCGGACAATCGCGGGTTCAACGCGGGCGTCGACATCAAGGAGATGCAGAGCAAGCCGGGGCACCAGGCGCTGATCGACGCCAACCACGGCTGCTTCGAGGCGTTCGCCGCGGTGTACGACTGCCCGGTGCCGGTGATCGCGGTGGTGCAGGGGTTCTGCCTGGGCGGCGGGATCGGGCTGGTCGGCAATGCCGACATCATCATCGCCAGCGACGACGCCACCTTCGGGCTGCCCGAGGTAGATCGCGGCGCGCTCGGCGCGGCCACGCACCTCTCCCGGCTGGTGCCGCAGCACCTCATGCGCGCGCTCTTCTACACCGCGGGCACGGTGACGGCGCAGCAGCTGCATCACTTCGGCTCGGTCTTCCAGGTGGTGCCGCGCGCGGAGCTGGACGCGGCCGCGCTGAAGGTCGCGGAGAACGTCGCGGCCAAGGACGGCCGGGTGATCCGGGCCGCCAAGCGCGCCCTGAACGGCATCGACGTGCAGGACGTGCACCGCAGCTACCGCTTCGAGCAGGGCTTCACCTTCGAGCTCAACCTGGCCGGGGTCTCGGACGAGATCCGGGACCGCTTCGACGAGGATCTGGCGGCGCGCCGGTCCGGGAACTGA
- a CDS encoding SDR family oxidoreductase, with translation MAIDIDLTDHVVLVTGGVRGVGAGISRVFLAAGATVVACARRPPESPITVDGRTVEYLAADVRDPESVRALIDSIVERHGRLDHLVNNAGGAPFALAADASPSFHSKIVALNLLAPLQLAQAAQAVMRDQQGGGTITSITSVSGVRPSPGTAAYGAAKAGVDSMTTSLAVEWAPKVRVNSIVAGPVETELSELHYGNADGVAAVGRTIPMGRLARPEDIGRCAVFLASPLAGFITGTALLVHGGGELPAFLGAATTEHHEQLS, from the coding sequence GTGGCCATCGATATCGACCTGACCGATCACGTCGTGCTGGTGACCGGCGGCGTGCGCGGTGTCGGCGCCGGAATCAGCCGGGTCTTCCTGGCCGCGGGCGCGACCGTCGTCGCCTGCGCACGCCGCCCGCCGGAGTCGCCGATCACCGTGGACGGGCGCACGGTCGAGTACCTGGCCGCCGACGTTCGCGATCCGGAATCCGTTCGCGCGCTGATTGATTCGATCGTCGAGCGGCACGGCCGGCTCGACCACCTGGTGAACAACGCCGGTGGTGCGCCCTTCGCCCTGGCCGCCGATGCGAGCCCGAGTTTCCACAGCAAGATCGTGGCGCTCAACCTGCTCGCCCCGTTGCAACTGGCGCAGGCCGCGCAGGCGGTCATGCGGGACCAGCAGGGCGGCGGCACGATCACCAGCATCACCAGCGTCAGCGGGGTGCGGCCGTCGCCGGGCACCGCCGCCTACGGCGCCGCCAAGGCCGGGGTGGACAGCATGACCACCTCGCTCGCCGTGGAGTGGGCGCCGAAGGTGCGGGTGAACTCGATCGTCGCGGGCCCGGTCGAGACCGAGCTGAGCGAACTGCACTACGGCAATGCCGACGGCGTCGCCGCGGTGGGCCGGACCATCCCGATGGGCAGGCTGGCCCGGCCGGAGGACATCGGCCGCTGCGCCGTCTTCCTGGCCTCGCCGCTGGCCGGCTTCATCACCGGAACGGCGCTGCTGGTGCACGGCGGCGGCGAGCTGCCCGCCTTCCTCGGCGCCGCGACCACCGAACACCACGAGCAGCTGAGCTGA
- a CDS encoding SDR family oxidoreductase has product MSEQICAGRTVIVTGAGRGIGRAHALAFAAAGAKVVVNDLGSALDGAATGETPAEQVVSEIRAAGGEAVANGDDVADWDGSRNLVRQAVDTFGGLDVLVNNAGFVRDRMLVNLAEDEWDAVVRVHLKGHFAPLRHAAEYWRGESKAGRAVQARVINTSSGAGLQGSVGQGNYGAAKAGIAALTLTAAAEFGRYGVTVNAIAPSARTRMTETVFAEMMSTQGSDFDAMAPENISPLVVWLGSAESGDVTGKIFEVEGGKVALADGWRHGTPIDKGQRWDPAELGPVVAKLIAESVPQEPVYGA; this is encoded by the coding sequence ATGAGCGAGCAGATCTGCGCCGGGCGCACCGTCATCGTCACCGGCGCGGGCCGCGGCATCGGCCGGGCGCACGCGCTGGCCTTCGCCGCCGCGGGCGCGAAAGTTGTGGTGAACGACCTCGGCTCGGCGCTGGACGGCGCCGCCACCGGCGAGACCCCGGCCGAGCAGGTGGTCTCCGAGATCCGCGCCGCGGGCGGCGAGGCCGTCGCCAACGGCGACGACGTGGCCGACTGGGACGGCTCGCGCAACCTGGTGCGCCAGGCCGTCGACACCTTCGGCGGGCTCGACGTGCTGGTCAACAACGCGGGGTTCGTCCGCGACCGGATGCTGGTGAACCTGGCCGAGGACGAGTGGGACGCGGTGGTCCGGGTGCACCTCAAGGGGCACTTCGCGCCGCTGCGGCACGCCGCCGAGTACTGGCGCGGGGAGTCGAAGGCCGGGCGCGCGGTGCAGGCCCGGGTGATCAACACCAGCTCCGGCGCCGGGCTGCAGGGGTCGGTCGGGCAGGGCAACTACGGCGCAGCCAAGGCCGGTATCGCCGCGCTGACCCTCACCGCCGCAGCGGAATTCGGTCGCTACGGCGTCACGGTGAACGCCATCGCGCCCTCCGCGCGCACCCGGATGACCGAGACGGTCTTCGCCGAGATGATGTCCACCCAGGGCTCCGACTTCGACGCCATGGCGCCGGAGAACATCTCGCCGCTGGTGGTCTGGCTGGGCAGCGCGGAATCGGGCGACGTCACCGGGAAGATCTTCGAGGTCGAGGGCGGCAAGGTCGCGCTGGCCGACGGCTGGCGGCACGGCACCCCCATCGACAAGGGGCAG